Proteins from a genomic interval of Salinarchaeum sp. Harcht-Bsk1:
- a CDS encoding TIGR00266 family protein — translation MNIELTHQPSYTHVVADLEMGETILAEPGAMVSHTSTVAVDTTTSRDGLLSSAKSMLGGESAFANEFTAEDGPGTVTLAPPTPGDVKHFQLAEETLYAVDGSYLASDPAIDIDSELGGLKTMLGGAGLTPLALKGTGDVLIEAFGGIESVELSADETYTIDNEHLVAWEGSVDFDVRRVGGLKSTILSGEGLVLDFSGPGRVWYQTRGLDSFIAAIGENVTAEGQDGQGSPDMDFF, via the coding sequence ATGAACATCGAACTCACGCACCAGCCCTCCTACACCCACGTCGTCGCCGACCTCGAGATGGGCGAGACCATCCTCGCGGAGCCAGGCGCGATGGTGAGCCACACGTCGACCGTCGCCGTCGACACCACGACGAGTCGAGACGGCCTGCTCTCCTCCGCCAAGTCGATGCTCGGCGGCGAGTCGGCGTTCGCCAACGAGTTCACTGCCGAGGACGGCCCTGGCACCGTCACGCTCGCGCCGCCGACCCCCGGCGACGTGAAGCACTTCCAGCTCGCCGAGGAGACGCTCTACGCCGTCGACGGCAGCTACCTCGCGTCCGATCCGGCGATCGACATCGACTCCGAACTCGGCGGGCTGAAGACCATGCTCGGGGGCGCGGGCCTCACCCCGCTCGCGCTCAAGGGCACGGGCGACGTCCTGATCGAGGCCTTCGGCGGCATCGAGTCAGTGGAGCTATCGGCCGACGAGACGTACACCATCGACAACGAGCACCTGGTCGCCTGGGAGGGCTCGGTCGACTTCGACGTTCGCCGCGTCGGCGGCCTCAAGTCCACGATCCTCAGCGGGGAAGGCCTCGTGCTCGACTTCTCGGGGCCGGGACGCGTCTGGTACCAGACCCGCGGCCTCGACTCCTTCATCGCCGCGATCGGCGAGAACGTGACGGCGGAGGGCCAGGACGGGCAGGGGAGTCCCGACATGGACTTCTTTTGA
- a CDS encoding bifunctional 4-hydroxy-2-oxoglutarate aldolase/2-dehydro-3-deoxy-phosphogluconate aldolase encodes MVNDTLQRIEEAGVVAVLRGVEPDTVEQVAEAIVEGGVTALEVTADSHDAMDMIETLTETVGDDALVGVGTVLDSETTRAAIAAGAEFVVCPTFDRGVVETCNRYGVPVAPGVFTPTEAQQAYEAGADVVKVFPAKSGGPGHVSALKGPLGHLNVIPTGGVGPSNAGEYVEAGAMAVGAGGAILDHDAVDAGDYEQLTENAAALVRAVEDARN; translated from the coding sequence ATGGTCAACGACACGCTCCAGCGGATCGAGGAGGCCGGCGTCGTCGCCGTCCTGCGCGGCGTCGAACCCGACACGGTCGAGCAGGTCGCAGAAGCGATCGTCGAGGGGGGCGTCACCGCACTCGAGGTCACCGCCGACTCGCACGACGCGATGGACATGATCGAGACGCTCACCGAGACCGTCGGCGACGACGCGCTCGTCGGCGTCGGGACGGTGCTCGATTCGGAGACGACCCGTGCCGCGATCGCCGCCGGCGCCGAGTTCGTCGTCTGCCCGACCTTCGATCGCGGCGTCGTCGAAACGTGCAACCGCTACGGCGTGCCCGTCGCGCCTGGCGTCTTCACCCCGACCGAGGCCCAGCAGGCCTACGAGGCCGGCGCGGACGTCGTCAAGGTGTTCCCCGCGAAGTCCGGGGGTCCCGGGCACGTCTCCGCACTCAAGGGCCCGCTTGGCCACCTGAACGTGATCCCGACGGGTGGCGTCGGGCCGAGCAACGCTGGCGAGTACGTCGAGGCAGGTGCGATGGCCGTGGGTGCGGGCGGCGCGATCCTGGACCACGACGCCGTCGACGCAGGCGACTACGAGCAACTGACCGAGAACGCGGCCGCACTGGTTCGGGCCGTCGAGGACGCGCGGAACTGA